The proteins below come from a single Microbacterium sp. SLBN-154 genomic window:
- the rplX gene encoding 50S ribosomal protein L24, which translates to MAKIKKGDLVQVISGAKPERGGDRGKQGKVLEVLPEQNRVIVEGVNFVTKHNRVGQSQRGTKTGGIETMEAPIHISNVSLVDPQTKKPTRVGHRVEEQVKDGVKRTVRVRYAKKSGKDL; encoded by the coding sequence ATGGCGAAGATCAAGAAGGGCGACCTGGTTCAGGTCATCTCGGGCGCCAAGCCCGAGCGCGGCGGAGACCGCGGTAAGCAGGGCAAGGTCCTCGAGGTCCTTCCCGAGCAGAACCGCGTGATCGTCGAAGGCGTGAACTTCGTCACCAAGCACAACCGCGTGGGCCAGTCCCAGCGCGGCACCAAGACGGGCGGCATCGAAACGATGGAAGCCCCGATCCACATCTCCAACGTCTCCCTGGTCGACCCCCAGACGAAGAAGCCGACCCGCGTCGGTCACCGCGTCGAGGAGCAGGTCAAGGACGGCGTGAAGCGCACCGTCCGCGTGCGCTACGCGAAGAAGTCAGGCAAGGACCTCTGA
- the rplF gene encoding 50S ribosomal protein L6, whose protein sequence is MSRIGRLPIDIPSGVTITVTGQDVAVKGPKGELALTVARPIEVKVEDNQVIVTRPDDERESRSLHGLTRTLINNNIIGVTQGYTKGLEVVGTGYRVAQKGSSIEFALGFSHPVLVEPPAGITLTVEGNNKVTVSGIDKQAVGEVAANIRKIRKPEPYKGKGVRYAGEVVRRKAGKAGK, encoded by the coding sequence ATGTCGCGCATCGGACGTCTCCCGATCGACATCCCCTCCGGCGTCACCATCACGGTGACCGGACAGGACGTCGCGGTCAAGGGCCCCAAGGGCGAGCTCGCGCTCACCGTGGCCCGTCCCATCGAAGTCAAGGTCGAGGACAACCAGGTGATCGTCACCCGTCCCGACGACGAGCGCGAGTCGCGGTCGCTCCACGGCCTGACCCGCACGCTCATCAACAACAACATCATCGGCGTCACCCAGGGCTACACCAAGGGCCTCGAGGTCGTCGGCACCGGTTACCGCGTCGCGCAGAAGGGCAGCTCGATCGAGTTCGCGCTCGGCTTCTCGCACCCGGTGCTCGTCGAGCCCCCCGCGGGCATCACGCTCACGGTCGAGGGCAACAACAAGGTCACCGTGAGCGGCATCGACAAGCAGGCCGTCGGCGAGGTGGCTGCGAACATCCGCAAGATCCGCAAGCCCGAGCCGTACAAGGGCAAGGGTGTGCGCTACGCCGGCGAGGTCGTTCGGCGCAAGGCCGGAAAGGCTGGTAAGTAA
- the rplV gene encoding 50S ribosomal protein L22 → MVESIARVRHIRVTPQKARRVVALIKGKQAQEALAILKFAQQGASEPIYKLVESAIANARVKADKANEYLDDADLYVKNAYVDEGTTLKRFQPRAQGRAFQIKKRTSHITVVLSTPEVAETAPAATSKKASK, encoded by the coding sequence ATGGTGGAGTCCATCGCACGCGTGCGACACATCCGCGTGACCCCTCAGAAGGCTCGTCGTGTCGTCGCTCTCATCAAGGGCAAGCAGGCTCAGGAGGCCCTGGCCATCCTGAAGTTCGCTCAGCAGGGCGCCAGTGAGCCCATCTACAAGCTCGTCGAGTCGGCCATCGCGAATGCTCGCGTCAAGGCCGACAAGGCGAACGAGTACCTCGACGACGCCGACCTGTACGTGAAGAACGCGTACGTGGACGAGGGCACGACGCTCAAGCGTTTCCAGCCCCGTGCCCAGGGTCGCGCGTTCCAGATCAAGAAGCGCACCAGCCACATCACCGTCGTGCTGTCGACCCCCGAGGTCGCCGAGACGGCTCCGGCTGCCACGAGCAAGAAGGCGAGCAAGTAA
- the rplR gene encoding 50S ribosomal protein L18, with protein MAVKTKSDARSRRHARLRKKVVGTSERPRLVVTRSARHVFVQVVDDSKGHTVASASTLETDLRGFDGDKTAKARKVGELVAERAKAAGVSDVVFDRGGNRYAGRVAAIADGAREGGLNL; from the coding sequence ATGGCTGTGAAGACGAAGTCCGACGCGCGTTCGCGCCGTCACGCCCGCCTTCGCAAGAAGGTCGTCGGCACCTCCGAGCGTCCCCGCCTGGTCGTCACCCGTTCGGCACGCCACGTGTTCGTCCAGGTCGTCGACGACAGCAAGGGCCACACCGTGGCATCCGCATCGACGCTCGAAACCGACCTGCGCGGGTTCGACGGCGACAAGACCGCCAAGGCCCGCAAGGTCGGCGAGCTGGTCGCTGAGCGCGCGAAGGCCGCCGGCGTCTCCGACGTGGTGTTCGACCGCGGCGGCAACCGATACGCAGGTCGTGTCGCGGCCATCGCCGACGGCGCCCGCGAAGGGGGGCTCAACCTGTGA
- the rplE gene encoding 50S ribosomal protein L5, translating into MSSATAVEAGKIQPRLKQKYKSEIQKKLQEEFGYANVMQIPGLVKVVVNTGVGEAARDSKVIDGAVDDLTKITGQKPVVTKARKSIAQFKLREGQAIGAHVTLRGDRAWEFLDRLINLALPRIRDFRGLSGKQFDGNGNYTFGLQEQSVFHEINQDKIDRVRGFDITIVTSAKTDDEGRALLRHLGFPFRAEGAQQ; encoded by the coding sequence ATGAGCAGCGCAACTGCCGTCGAGGCTGGCAAAATCCAGCCCCGCCTGAAGCAGAAGTACAAGTCCGAGATCCAGAAGAAGCTGCAGGAAGAGTTCGGCTACGCCAACGTCATGCAGATTCCGGGCCTCGTGAAGGTCGTGGTCAACACCGGTGTCGGCGAGGCAGCTCGCGACAGCAAGGTGATCGATGGCGCGGTCGACGACCTCACCAAGATCACCGGTCAGAAGCCGGTCGTGACCAAGGCCCGCAAGTCCATCGCGCAGTTCAAGCTGCGTGAGGGCCAGGCCATCGGCGCGCACGTCACCCTGCGGGGCGACCGCGCGTGGGAGTTCCTGGACCGCCTGATCAACCTGGCCCTGCCCCGCATCCGCGACTTCCGCGGACTGTCGGGCAAGCAGTTCGACGGCAACGGCAACTACACCTTCGGTCTGCAGGAGCAGTCGGTCTTCCACGAGATCAACCAGGACAAGATCGACCGCGTCCGCGGGTTCGACATCACGATCGTGACGTCGGCGAAGACGGATGACGAGGGCCGCGCGCTCCTGCGCCACCTCGGCTTCCCCTTCCGCGCCGAGGGTGCACAGCAGTAA
- the rplD gene encoding 50S ribosomal protein L4 yields MADSTLALDVLKADGKKAGSVELPAALFDVKTNIPLIHQVVVAQRAAARQGTHATKTRGDVSGSGRKPFKQKGTGNARQGSVRMPQHRGGGTVHGPQPRDYSQRTPKKMIAAALLGALSDRARGERLHIVESLGVTDAPSTKAAASVLTALGAVKNVLVVVERTDEVSVMSVRNLAYVHVLSFDQLNAYDVLVSDDIVFTKAAYDAFVSARTATTQEVSA; encoded by the coding sequence ATGGCTGACTCCACTCTCGCGCTCGACGTCCTCAAGGCCGACGGCAAGAAGGCCGGCTCTGTCGAGCTGCCCGCCGCGCTCTTCGACGTCAAGACGAACATCCCGCTGATCCACCAGGTCGTCGTCGCCCAGCGCGCCGCCGCCCGCCAGGGGACGCACGCCACCAAGACCCGCGGCGACGTCTCGGGTTCGGGTCGCAAGCCCTTCAAGCAGAAGGGCACGGGTAACGCCCGTCAGGGTTCGGTCCGGATGCCGCAGCACCGCGGCGGTGGCACCGTCCACGGTCCGCAGCCCCGCGACTACTCGCAGCGCACCCCCAAGAAGATGATCGCCGCGGCGCTCCTCGGCGCCCTGAGCGACCGTGCCCGTGGTGAGCGCCTCCACATCGTCGAGTCCCTCGGCGTGACCGATGCGCCCTCGACCAAGGCCGCGGCATCCGTGCTCACCGCACTCGGCGCCGTCAAGAACGTCCTGGTCGTGGTGGAGCGCACCGACGAGGTCAGCGTCATGAGCGTGCGCAACCTCGCGTACGTCCACGTGCTGTCCTTCGACCAGCTCAACGCCTACGACGTGCTCGTCTCCGACGACATCGTCTTCACCAAGGCCGCGTACGACGCCTTCGTGTCGGCTCGCACGGCCACCACCCAGGAGGTCTCGGCATGA
- the rplC gene encoding 50S ribosomal protein L3: MAHINEKVSKALLGTKLGMTQVWDENGKLVPVTVIEVTPNVVTQIRTAEKDGYSAVQIAAGAIDPRKVNKPLTAHFEAAGVTPRRHLTEVRTADAADYSLGQELTVDGVFEAGQLVDVVGTSKGKGTAGVMKRHNFAGVSASHGAHRNHRKPGSIGASSTPSRVFKGMRMAGRMGGERVTVLNLTVHAVDAEKGLLLVKGAVPGARGRTVYVRNAVKGA; this comes from the coding sequence ATGGCACACATCAACGAAAAAGTCTCCAAGGCTCTGCTGGGCACCAAGCTCGGCATGACCCAGGTCTGGGATGAGAACGGCAAGCTCGTTCCCGTCACCGTCATCGAGGTGACCCCCAACGTGGTCACCCAGATCCGCACCGCGGAGAAGGACGGCTACTCCGCCGTCCAGATCGCCGCCGGCGCCATCGACCCCCGCAAGGTGAACAAGCCCCTGACGGCCCACTTCGAGGCCGCGGGCGTCACCCCCCGCCGTCACCTCACCGAGGTGCGCACCGCTGACGCCGCTGACTACTCACTCGGTCAGGAGCTCACGGTGGACGGCGTTTTCGAGGCCGGCCAGCTGGTCGACGTCGTCGGCACCAGCAAGGGCAAGGGCACCGCGGGTGTGATGAAGCGTCACAACTTCGCCGGTGTCTCGGCTTCGCACGGTGCCCACCGCAACCACCGCAAGCCCGGTTCGATCGGCGCATCGTCGACCCCGAGCCGCGTCTTCAAGGGCATGCGCATGGCCGGCCGTATGGGCGGCGAGCGCGTGACCGTTCTCAACCTCACGGTGCACGCCGTGGACGCCGAGAAGGGTCTGCTGCTCGTCAAGGGCGCCGTCCCCGGTGCCCGTGGCCGTACCGTCTACGTCCGCAACGCAGTGAAGGGTGCCTGA
- the rpmC gene encoding 50S ribosomal protein L29 encodes MAIGTKTLAPSELDTFEDQRLVEELRKAKEELFNLRFQSATGQLESHGRIRAVKRDIARLYTVIRERELGIRATPAPVETATKTKKTKAKKADAADSAAKEEGAE; translated from the coding sequence ATGGCGATCGGCACCAAGACGCTCGCACCGAGCGAGCTCGACACGTTCGAAGACCAGCGCCTGGTCGAGGAGCTGCGCAAGGCCAAGGAAGAGCTGTTCAACCTGCGCTTCCAGTCGGCCACCGGCCAGCTCGAGAGCCACGGCCGCATCCGCGCCGTCAAGCGCGACATCGCGCGGCTGTACACCGTGATCCGCGAGCGCGAGCTGGGCATTCGTGCCACGCCCGCGCCGGTGGAGACCGCGACGAAGACCAAGAAGACGAAGGCCAAGAAGGCGGATGCCGCTGACTCGGCCGCGAAGGAAGAGGGGGCTGAGTGA
- the rpsC gene encoding 30S ribosomal protein S3: MGQKVNPYGFRLGITTDHVSRWFSDSTKPGQRYADYVAEDIKIRQLLQKQLDRAGVSNIEIERTRDRVRVDIHTARPGIVIGRRGAEAERIRADLEKLTGKQIQLNILEVKNPEADAQLVAQGIAEQLSARVAFRRAMRKGLQGAQRAGAKGVRIQVSGRLGGAEMSRSEFYREGRVPLHTLRANIDYGFYEAKTTFGRIGVKVWIYKGDLTNKELAREQANAPKSRGRDDRGDRRRGPRSEAPVAEGASA; encoded by the coding sequence ATGGGACAGAAGGTCAACCCGTACGGCTTCCGCCTCGGCATCACCACCGACCACGTGTCGCGGTGGTTCTCCGACTCGACGAAGCCGGGTCAGCGCTACGCCGACTACGTGGCCGAGGACATCAAGATCCGTCAGCTGCTGCAGAAGCAGCTCGACCGCGCCGGTGTCAGCAACATCGAGATCGAGCGCACCCGTGACCGCGTCCGTGTCGACATCCACACCGCCCGCCCGGGCATCGTGATCGGTCGTCGCGGCGCCGAGGCCGAGCGCATCCGCGCCGACCTCGAGAAGCTCACCGGCAAGCAGATCCAGCTGAACATCCTCGAGGTGAAGAACCCCGAGGCCGACGCTCAGCTGGTCGCCCAGGGCATCGCCGAGCAGCTCTCGGCTCGCGTGGCGTTCCGCCGCGCGATGCGCAAGGGTCTGCAGGGCGCGCAGCGCGCCGGCGCAAAGGGCGTCCGCATCCAGGTCTCCGGCCGCCTCGGCGGCGCCGAGATGAGCCGTTCGGAGTTCTACCGCGAAGGCCGTGTGCCCCTGCACACGCTCCGCGCGAACATCGACTACGGCTTCTACGAGGCCAAGACCACCTTCGGCCGCATCGGCGTGAAGGTCTGGATCTACAAGGGCGACCTCACCAACAAGGAACTCGCACGCGAGCAGGCCAACGCGCCGAAGTCGCGCGGTCGTGACGACCGCGGCGACCGCCGCCGTGGCCCCCGCAGCGAGGCCCCCGTCGCAGAAGGAGCGTCGGCGTAA
- the rpsH gene encoding 30S ribosomal protein S8, which yields MTMTDPVADMLTRLRNANSAHHDSVSLPSSKLKTHIADILKQEGYISDWAVEDARIGQTLTLTLKYGPNRERSIAGIKRVSKPGLRVYAKSTEIPTVLGGLGVAILSTSSGLLTDRQAEQKGVGGEVLAYVW from the coding sequence ATGACGATGACAGACCCGGTCGCTGACATGCTGACCCGTCTGCGCAACGCGAACTCGGCGCACCACGACTCCGTGTCGCTGCCGAGCTCGAAGCTCAAGACCCACATCGCCGACATCCTCAAGCAGGAGGGCTACATCTCCGACTGGGCCGTCGAGGACGCCCGCATCGGCCAGACGCTGACCCTGACGCTGAAGTACGGCCCGAACCGCGAGCGGTCCATCGCCGGCATCAAGCGCGTGTCCAAGCCGGGCCTGCGCGTCTACGCCAAGTCCACCGAGATCCCCACGGTCCTCGGCGGTCTGGGCGTTGCCATCCTGTCCACCTCCTCCGGTCTTCTCACCGACCGTCAGGCCGAGCAGAAGGGCGTGGGTGGGGAAGTCCTCGCCTACGTGTGGTGA
- the rplN gene encoding 50S ribosomal protein L14, protein MIQNESRLKVADNTGAKELLTIRVLGGSNRRYAGVGDVIVATVKDAIPGGNVKKGDVVKAVVVRTVKQTRRADGSYIKFDENAAVILKSDGEPRGTRIFGPVGRELRDKRFMKIVSLAPEVI, encoded by the coding sequence GTGATCCAGAACGAATCCCGGCTGAAGGTCGCCGACAACACCGGCGCCAAGGAGCTGCTCACCATCCGCGTGCTCGGCGGCTCCAACCGTCGGTACGCCGGCGTGGGTGACGTGATCGTCGCCACCGTCAAGGACGCCATCCCCGGCGGCAACGTCAAGAAGGGTGACGTCGTCAAGGCGGTCGTCGTCCGGACGGTCAAGCAGACCCGACGTGCCGACGGCTCATACATCAAGTTCGACGAGAACGCCGCCGTCATCCTGAAGAGCGACGGGGAGCCCCGCGGCACCCGCATCTTCGGGCCGGTCGGCCGTGAGCTGCGCGACAAGCGGTTCATGAAGATCGTCTCGCTCGCCCCGGAGGTCATCTGA
- the rplP gene encoding 50S ribosomal protein L16, which yields MLIPRKVKYRKQHHPGRSGQATGGTKVSFGEFGIQALTPAYVTNRQIESARIAMTRHIKRGGKVWINIYPDRPLTKKPAETRMGSGKGSPEWWVANVKPGRVLFEVSGVNEQLAREALTRAIHKLPLKARIIKREEGDA from the coding sequence ATGCTCATTCCCCGCAAGGTCAAGTACCGCAAGCAGCACCACCCGGGTCGCTCGGGCCAGGCCACCGGCGGCACGAAGGTCTCCTTCGGCGAGTTCGGCATCCAGGCCCTCACCCCCGCGTACGTGACGAACCGTCAGATCGAGTCCGCTCGTATCGCGATGACGCGTCACATCAAGCGTGGCGGCAAGGTGTGGATCAACATCTACCCCGACCGACCGCTCACCAAGAAGCCCGCCGAAACCCGCATGGGTTCCGGTAAGGGTTCGCCGGAGTGGTGGGTCGCCAACGTCAAGCCGGGCCGGGTCCTCTTCGAGGTCTCGGGCGTGAACGAGCAGCTCGCTCGTGAGGCGCTGACCCGTGCCATCCACAAGCTGCCCCTGAAGGCACGCATCATCAAGCGCGAGGAGGGCGACGCGTAA
- the rpsQ gene encoding 30S ribosomal protein S17, producing MATAKKADAATEQVKGHESAEHDVRDADARGYRKARRGYVVSDKMDKTIVVEVEDRVKHPLYGKVIRRTSKVKAHDEGNTAGIGDLVVINETRPLSATKRWRLVEIVEKAK from the coding sequence ATGGCCACCGCGAAGAAGGCCGACGCCGCCACGGAGCAGGTCAAGGGCCACGAGAGCGCCGAGCACGATGTGCGCGACGCCGATGCCCGCGGGTACCGCAAGGCCCGCCGCGGCTACGTCGTCAGCGACAAGATGGACAAGACCATCGTCGTCGAGGTCGAGGACCGCGTGAAGCACCCGCTGTACGGCAAGGTCATCCGCCGCACGTCCAAGGTGAAGGCGCACGATGAGGGCAACACGGCCGGCATCGGTGACCTGGTCGTCATCAACGAGACCCGCCCGCTCAGCGCGACCAAGCGCTGGCGTCTGGTCGAGATCGTGGAGAAGGCCAAGTGA
- the rplB gene encoding 50S ribosomal protein L2, with the protein MAIRKYKPTTPGRRGSSVADFAEITRSTPEKSLLRPLAKTGGRNNQGRITTRHIGGGHKRQYRVIDFRRDDKDGVNAKVAHIEYDPNRTARIALLHYVDGEKRYILAPNKLAQGDVVESGPSADIKPGNNLPLRNIPTGTVIHAIELRPGGGAKMARSAGAAVRLVAKDGPYAQLRLPSGEIRNVDVRCRATIGEVGNAEQSNINWGKAGRKRWKGVRPTVRGVAMNPVDHPHGGGEGKTSGGRHPVSPWGQAEGRTRHANKESDKLIVRRRNAGKKRK; encoded by the coding sequence ATGGCTATTCGCAAGTACAAGCCCACGACCCCCGGTCGCCGCGGCTCGTCGGTGGCGGACTTCGCCGAGATCACCCGATCGACGCCCGAGAAGTCCCTCCTCCGTCCGCTGGCTAAGACCGGCGGCCGCAACAACCAGGGCCGCATCACGACCCGTCACATCGGTGGTGGCCACAAGCGCCAGTACCGCGTCATCGACTTCCGTCGTGACGACAAGGACGGCGTGAATGCCAAGGTCGCCCACATCGAGTACGACCCCAACCGCACCGCGCGCATCGCGCTGCTGCACTACGTCGACGGCGAGAAGCGCTACATCCTCGCGCCGAACAAGCTGGCGCAGGGCGACGTGGTCGAGTCGGGTCCGTCGGCTGACATCAAGCCGGGCAACAACCTGCCGCTGCGCAACATCCCCACGGGTACCGTCATCCACGCCATCGAGCTCCGCCCCGGCGGCGGCGCGAAGATGGCCCGCTCCGCAGGTGCCGCCGTGCGCCTCGTCGCGAAGGACGGCCCGTACGCCCAGCTGCGTCTGCCCTCGGGTGAGATCCGCAACGTCGACGTGCGCTGCCGCGCGACGATCGGCGAGGTCGGCAACGCCGAGCAGTCCAATATCAACTGGGGCAAGGCCGGCCGCAAGCGCTGGAAGGGCGTCCGCCCGACCGTGCGTGGTGTCGCCATGAACCCGGTCGACCACCCGCACGGTGGTGGTGAGGGCAAGACCTCGGGTGGCCGCCACCCGGTGTCGCCGTGGGGTCAGGCCGAGGGCCGCACCCGCCACGCCAACAAGGAGAGCGACAAGCTCATCGTCCGCCGTCGCAACGCCGGCAAGAAGCGCAAGTAG
- the rpsS gene encoding 30S ribosomal protein S19, whose product MPRSLKKGPFVDEHLLRKVVSQNEAGTKNVIKTWSRRSMIVPAMLGHTIAVHDGRKHIPVFVTETMVGHKLGEFAPTRTFRGHEKDDKKGRRR is encoded by the coding sequence ATGCCACGCAGTCTTAAGAAGGGCCCCTTCGTCGACGAGCACCTGCTTCGCAAGGTTGTTTCGCAGAACGAGGCGGGAACCAAGAACGTCATCAAGACGTGGTCACGTCGCTCGATGATCGTGCCGGCCATGCTCGGCCACACGATCGCCGTGCACGACGGCCGCAAGCACATCCCGGTCTTCGTCACCGAGACGATGGTCGGCCACAAGCTGGGCGAGTTCGCGCCCACCCGCACCTTCCGCGGTCACGAGAAGGACGACAAGAAGGGCCGCCGCCGCTGA
- the rplW gene encoding 50S ribosomal protein L23: MSNIAVNKDPRDIILKPVVSEKSYGLIDEGKYTFLVDPRATKTEIKLAIEKIFGVKVASVNTLNRTGKARRTRFGMGKRKDTKRAIVTLKSGTIDIFTAVG; the protein is encoded by the coding sequence ATGAGCAACATCGCCGTCAACAAGGACCCGCGCGACATCATCCTGAAGCCGGTCGTGTCCGAGAAGAGCTACGGGCTCATCGACGAGGGCAAGTACACCTTCCTCGTCGACCCGCGCGCGACCAAGACCGAGATCAAGCTCGCGATCGAGAAGATCTTCGGCGTCAAGGTGGCCTCGGTCAACACGCTGAACCGCACGGGCAAGGCCCGTCGCACCCGCTTCGGCATGGGAAAGCGCAAGGACACCAAGCGCGCCATCGTGACCCTGAAGTCGGGCACCATCGACATCTTCACCGCGGTCGGCTGA